GTTGACCACGATGGTCTGCCTGCCCTCAACCACCAGGTCGCCGTTGGACAGCACCTGGGTGACCCTGGCCGTCATCTGAGCCCGGATGGTGCCGCTTCGCGCGGTGCGCCCATCACCCGTGAAGCGGCTGCTGCCCGAGCCCCCGACGAGGGGCAGCACGTCCAGCAGCCCCTGCCCGGGCCCCACCTCGACCTTGCCGTCATGCTTGGTGCCGGTAGAGGCCGATGAGGTGGCTTCGGCGCGCTCCACGATGATGATGGTGACGAGGTCGCCCGCCTTCCGGGCGCGGGCGTCGGCAAAGAGGCCCAGCCGGTTACCCTGGGCTTCGGCCTTCGCCCACAGGGATTCCGCCGCGGCCCCTGCCCCGAACGTCGCTGGCGCGGCCA
The genomic region above belongs to Bacillota bacterium and contains:
- a CDS encoding flagellar basal body L-ring protein FlgH, with the translated sequence MNRASAAKRVMLKRTAGALAVSIAVLAAPATFGAGAAAESLWAKAEAQGNRLGLFADARARKAGDLVTIIIVERAEATSSASTGTKHDGKVEVGPGQGLLDVLPLVGGSGSSRFTGDGRTARSGTIRAQMTARVTQVLSNGDLVVEGRQTIVVN